Proteins encoded by one window of Lycium barbarum isolate Lr01 chromosome 11, ASM1917538v2, whole genome shotgun sequence:
- the LOC132618805 gene encoding CSC1-like protein At3g21620 isoform X2 has product MATLGDIGVAAAINILSACVFLIAFAILRIQPVNDRVYFPKWYLKGLRSSPLHSGTIVNKFVNLDFRAYLKFLNWMPAALQMPEPELIDHAGLDSAVYLRIYLIGLKIFVPIAFIAFSVMVPVNWTNHTLERTNLTYSDLDKLSISNIPLGSQRFWTHLVMAYIFTFWTCYVLKREYEIVASMRLHFLASERRRPDQFTVLVRNVPPDADESVSELVEHFFMVNHQDHYLTHQVVYNANKLTKLVNEKKKKQNWLDYYQLKYTRNQSKRPTSKISDERMNIIGSTKYIMPAAFVSFRTRWAAAVCAQTQQARNPTVWLTEWAPEPRDVYWDNLAIPYVSLSIRRLIAAVAFFFLTFFFMIPIAFVQSLANIEGIEKALPFLKSLIETKAVKSFIQGFLPGIALKIFLVFLPSILMQMSKFEGFSSISALERRAATRYYIFQFVNVFLGSIITGTAFQQLNNFMHQSANEIPKTVGVSIPMKATFFITYIMVDGWAGVAGEILRLKPLIFFHLKNFFLVKTEKDREEAMDPGSLGFNTGEPQIQLYFLLGLVYAVVSPILLPFIIVFFCLAYVVYRHQIINVYNQEYESAAAFWPDVHGRILTALIVSQLLLMGLLSTKGASHSTPLLITLPVLTIWFRLFCKGRYEPAFIRYPLQETVRKDTLERTKEPNLNLKEYLQNAYIHPVFKGEEDSESDAASEDGELEPSLVQTKRQSRFNTPLPSKRSGSSPPLLSDFDATTRV; this is encoded by the exons ATGGCCACTCTGGGTGATATAGGTGTTGCAGCTGCTATTAACATTCTGAGCGCATGTGTTTTCTTAATTGCATTTGCAATTCTTCGAATACAACCTGTCAATGATAGGGTATACTTCCCAAAATGGTACCTTAAGGGATTAAGAAGCAGTCCTTTGCACTCTGGTACAATTGTCAACAAGTTTGTCAACCTGGACTTTCGTGCATACCTGAAGTTTCTGAATTGGATGCCTGCTGCATTGCAAATGCCAGAACCAGAGCTTATTGACCATGCAGGATTGGACTCTGCTGTCTACTTGAGGATTTATTTGATAGG GCTTAAAATATTTGTCCCAATTGCTTTTATTGCTTTCTCAGTCATGGTTCCTGTTAATTGGACCAACCATACATTGGAGCGTACTAATTTGACTTACAGTGATTTAGACAAGCTTTCAATTTCAAACATTCCTCTGGGATCACAGAG ATTCTGGACCCATCTGGTTATGGCTTACATCTTTACTTTCTGGACTTGCTATGTGCTGAAAAGAGAGTATGAGATAGTTGCATCGATGAGGTTGCATTTTCTTGCATCTGAACGTCGACGACCAGATCAATTTACA GTACTTGTCAGAAATGTGCCACCAGATGCTGATGAGTCAGTGAGTGAGCTGGTAGAGCACTTCTTCATGGTcaaccatcaagatcattactTAACTCATCAG gttgtataCAATGCCAACAAGTTGACAAAGCTAGTCAATGAGAAGAAGAAAAAGCAGAATTGGCTTGACTATTATCAACTCAAGTATACTAGAAATCAGTCCAAAAGGCCAACATCAAAG ATATCTGATGAGAGAATGAATATTATTGGGAGCACCAAGTATATTATGCCAGCAGCATTTGTTTCTTTTAGAACAAGATGGGCAGCTGCGGTTTGTGCACAAACACAACAAGCCAGAAATCCAACAGTGTGGTTAACTGAGTGGGCTCCCGAGCCCCGTGATGTCTACTGGGATAATTTGGCAATTCCTTATGTTTCACTGTCAATTAGGAGGCTTATTGCTGCTGTGGCATTTTTCTTCCTTACCTTCTTTTTCATGATCCCGATTGCATTTGTACAGTCCCTTGCTAATATAGAGGGAATAGAGAAAGCATTACCTTTCTTGAAATCCTTAATTGAAAC TAAAGCTGTAAAATCCTTCATACAAGGATTCCTCCCTGGAATTGCATTGAAGATTTTCCTTGTCTTCCTACCTTCAATATTGATGCAAATGTCAAAATTTGAAGGATTTAGCTCCATATCAGCTCTTGAAAGGAGAGCTGCAACAAGATATTATATTTTTCAGTTTGTTAATGTATTTCTTGGAAGCATTATTACTGGGACCGCATTTCAGCAGCTAAATAATTTCATGCATCAGTCAGCAAACGA AATACCAAAGACAGTTGGTGTATCCATTCCGATGAAGGCAACCTTCTTCATAACTTACATAATGGTGGATGGGTGGGCAGGAGTCGCTGGAGAGATACTTAGGTTGAAgccattaatattctttcacttGAAAAACTTCTTCCTGGTGAAGACTGAGAAGGACAGAGAAGAGGCAATGGATCCAGGAAGTCTGGGGTTCAACACTGGTGAACCTCAGATACAGCTCTATTTCTTACTTGGCCTTGTTTATGCTGTTGTATCACCAATCCTACTCCCTTTCATCATAGTATTTTTCTGCCTGGCATATGTTGTATATCGGCATCAG ATTATAAATGTCTATAACCAGGAGTATGAAAGTGCAGCCGCATTCTGGCCTGATGTACATGGGCGTATTTTAACCGCGTTGATAGTCTCTCAATTGCTTCTAATGGGATTGTTAAGTACAAAGGGCGCTTCTCATTCGACTCCACTGCTAATTACACTCCCTGTACTAACCATATGGTTCCGTTTGTTCTGCAAAGGTCGTTATGAGCCGGCTTTTATCAGATATCCATTGCAG GAAACAGTGAGGAAAGATACGCTAGAACGTACGAAGGAGCCAAACTTGAACTTGAAAGAGTACCTTCAGAATGCTTATATCCACCCTGTTTTCAAAGGTGAAGAAGATAGTGAAAGTGATGCAGCGAGTGAAGATGGGGAGCTGGAACCTTCACTTGTCCAAACAAAACGCCAATCGCGTTTCAACACACCATTGCCAAGCAAAAGGAGTGGTTCATCTCCTCCATTGTTATCTGATTTCGATGCAACTACGCGGGTATAG
- the LOC132618805 gene encoding CSC1-like protein At3g21620 isoform X1, whose protein sequence is MATLGDIGVAAAINILSACVFLIAFAILRIQPVNDRVYFPKWYLKGLRSSPLHSGTIVNKFVNLDFRAYLKFLNWMPAALQMPEPELIDHAGLDSAVYLRIYLIGLKIFVPIAFIAFSVMVPVNWTNHTLERTNLTYSDLDKLSISNIPLGSQRFWTHLVMAYIFTFWTCYVLKREYEIVASMRLHFLASERRRPDQFTVLVRNVPPDADESVSELVEHFFMVNHQDHYLTHQVVYNANKLTKLVNEKKKKQNWLDYYQLKYTRNQSKRPTSKTGFLGLCGKTVDAIDFNTSEIEKLSKKISDERMNIIGSTKYIMPAAFVSFRTRWAAAVCAQTQQARNPTVWLTEWAPEPRDVYWDNLAIPYVSLSIRRLIAAVAFFFLTFFFMIPIAFVQSLANIEGIEKALPFLKSLIETKAVKSFIQGFLPGIALKIFLVFLPSILMQMSKFEGFSSISALERRAATRYYIFQFVNVFLGSIITGTAFQQLNNFMHQSANEIPKTVGVSIPMKATFFITYIMVDGWAGVAGEILRLKPLIFFHLKNFFLVKTEKDREEAMDPGSLGFNTGEPQIQLYFLLGLVYAVVSPILLPFIIVFFCLAYVVYRHQIINVYNQEYESAAAFWPDVHGRILTALIVSQLLLMGLLSTKGASHSTPLLITLPVLTIWFRLFCKGRYEPAFIRYPLQETVRKDTLERTKEPNLNLKEYLQNAYIHPVFKGEEDSESDAASEDGELEPSLVQTKRQSRFNTPLPSKRSGSSPPLLSDFDATTRV, encoded by the exons ATGGCCACTCTGGGTGATATAGGTGTTGCAGCTGCTATTAACATTCTGAGCGCATGTGTTTTCTTAATTGCATTTGCAATTCTTCGAATACAACCTGTCAATGATAGGGTATACTTCCCAAAATGGTACCTTAAGGGATTAAGAAGCAGTCCTTTGCACTCTGGTACAATTGTCAACAAGTTTGTCAACCTGGACTTTCGTGCATACCTGAAGTTTCTGAATTGGATGCCTGCTGCATTGCAAATGCCAGAACCAGAGCTTATTGACCATGCAGGATTGGACTCTGCTGTCTACTTGAGGATTTATTTGATAGG GCTTAAAATATTTGTCCCAATTGCTTTTATTGCTTTCTCAGTCATGGTTCCTGTTAATTGGACCAACCATACATTGGAGCGTACTAATTTGACTTACAGTGATTTAGACAAGCTTTCAATTTCAAACATTCCTCTGGGATCACAGAG ATTCTGGACCCATCTGGTTATGGCTTACATCTTTACTTTCTGGACTTGCTATGTGCTGAAAAGAGAGTATGAGATAGTTGCATCGATGAGGTTGCATTTTCTTGCATCTGAACGTCGACGACCAGATCAATTTACA GTACTTGTCAGAAATGTGCCACCAGATGCTGATGAGTCAGTGAGTGAGCTGGTAGAGCACTTCTTCATGGTcaaccatcaagatcattactTAACTCATCAG gttgtataCAATGCCAACAAGTTGACAAAGCTAGTCAATGAGAAGAAGAAAAAGCAGAATTGGCTTGACTATTATCAACTCAAGTATACTAGAAATCAGTCCAAAAGGCCAACATCAAAG ACTGGTTTTCTGGGCTTATGCGGCAAGACCGTTGATGCGATTGATTTCAATACTTCTGAAATTGAAAAGCTCTCAAAAAAA ATATCTGATGAGAGAATGAATATTATTGGGAGCACCAAGTATATTATGCCAGCAGCATTTGTTTCTTTTAGAACAAGATGGGCAGCTGCGGTTTGTGCACAAACACAACAAGCCAGAAATCCAACAGTGTGGTTAACTGAGTGGGCTCCCGAGCCCCGTGATGTCTACTGGGATAATTTGGCAATTCCTTATGTTTCACTGTCAATTAGGAGGCTTATTGCTGCTGTGGCATTTTTCTTCCTTACCTTCTTTTTCATGATCCCGATTGCATTTGTACAGTCCCTTGCTAATATAGAGGGAATAGAGAAAGCATTACCTTTCTTGAAATCCTTAATTGAAAC TAAAGCTGTAAAATCCTTCATACAAGGATTCCTCCCTGGAATTGCATTGAAGATTTTCCTTGTCTTCCTACCTTCAATATTGATGCAAATGTCAAAATTTGAAGGATTTAGCTCCATATCAGCTCTTGAAAGGAGAGCTGCAACAAGATATTATATTTTTCAGTTTGTTAATGTATTTCTTGGAAGCATTATTACTGGGACCGCATTTCAGCAGCTAAATAATTTCATGCATCAGTCAGCAAACGA AATACCAAAGACAGTTGGTGTATCCATTCCGATGAAGGCAACCTTCTTCATAACTTACATAATGGTGGATGGGTGGGCAGGAGTCGCTGGAGAGATACTTAGGTTGAAgccattaatattctttcacttGAAAAACTTCTTCCTGGTGAAGACTGAGAAGGACAGAGAAGAGGCAATGGATCCAGGAAGTCTGGGGTTCAACACTGGTGAACCTCAGATACAGCTCTATTTCTTACTTGGCCTTGTTTATGCTGTTGTATCACCAATCCTACTCCCTTTCATCATAGTATTTTTCTGCCTGGCATATGTTGTATATCGGCATCAG ATTATAAATGTCTATAACCAGGAGTATGAAAGTGCAGCCGCATTCTGGCCTGATGTACATGGGCGTATTTTAACCGCGTTGATAGTCTCTCAATTGCTTCTAATGGGATTGTTAAGTACAAAGGGCGCTTCTCATTCGACTCCACTGCTAATTACACTCCCTGTACTAACCATATGGTTCCGTTTGTTCTGCAAAGGTCGTTATGAGCCGGCTTTTATCAGATATCCATTGCAG GAAACAGTGAGGAAAGATACGCTAGAACGTACGAAGGAGCCAAACTTGAACTTGAAAGAGTACCTTCAGAATGCTTATATCCACCCTGTTTTCAAAGGTGAAGAAGATAGTGAAAGTGATGCAGCGAGTGAAGATGGGGAGCTGGAACCTTCACTTGTCCAAACAAAACGCCAATCGCGTTTCAACACACCATTGCCAAGCAAAAGGAGTGGTTCATCTCCTCCATTGTTATCTGATTTCGATGCAACTACGCGGGTATAG